The genomic region GGCCTGCCATGCCAGATACAGCAGGTATGCCGCACCGACCACGGCCAGCCCGCTGCCCGCATAGGGCACGCTCATGAACAGCGTCGTGATGCCGAACGCCGCGCCGAACATGTAGAACAGGTACCCGATCATCACGCCGCCGAGTGAAATGAGCCCCGCCGTGCGGCCCTGCGCGATCGAGCGCGACATCACGTAGACCATGTTCGGCCCGGGCGTGACCGCGAGCATGCCGCCGATGACGAGAAACCCGTAGAGCGATCCGGACGTATGCATGTCTGACGATTCCTGCAACGAGTGAGTGCTGACGGGAATCATTGTCCGATCGTGGAGGCGAACAGTAAAACGGGATAAACTGAATCGATTGATCAGTTTTTCTGAATACGATGAAAAAGCTCGACCTCGATGTGCTCGCGATGGTGGTGGCCGTCGCCGAATCCGGATCGTTCGCTCAGGGCGCGCAGGCCGTGCACCGGTCGCCGTCGGCGGTGAGCATGCAGATCAAGGCGCTGGAAGATGCGCTCGGCAAGCCGCTCTTCATCCGCGACACGCGCAACGTGACGCCGACCGGCGAAGGCACGATGCTTGCGGAATACGGCCGCCGGATGCTGGCGATGCGCGACGAGGCCTGGGCGTCGGTCGTGCGCCCGGAGATTCGCGGCCGCGTGACGATCGGCGTGCCCGACGACTACATTTCGTCGCTGCTGCCGCAGGTGCTCGGCAAGTTCGCCGCGATGCACCCGCGTGTGGAAGTGCGCGTGATCGGCCAGCCGAGCAGCGCGCTCGTGCCGATGCTGAAGGACAACACGGTCGACCTCGCGTGCCTCACGCGGATCAAGGGCGTGACCGGCGAGCTGATCCGGCTCGAACCGCTCGTGTGGGCCGGGTCGCCGAAACGCAACGTATGGGAGGAGCGGCCGCTGCCGGTGGCCTTTTTCACGCACGGCGGCAGCATGGCGCGCGATCAGGCGGTCAAGGCGCTGAACCGGCGGAAGATCCCGTACCGGATGTCCTACGAGAGCCCGAGCCACCTCGGCCTCCTCAGCATGGTGGAGGCCGGGCTCGCGGTCGCGCCGCTGGCGCGCTGCTGCATTCCCGATCATCTCGTGCAGCTGTCGGAAAGCCACGGGCTGCCGCCGCTGGGCGAACTCGAGGTCGTGCTCGCGCGCAGCGCGCAGTCCGCGCGCCCGCCGTGCGACTACCTGGCCGAGCAGATTCTCGGCGAATGGCGTACCTGAACGCGGGCAGCCCGCCGGCGGCCGTGTTTCAGCACGACTTCAGCAGCCATTCGCGGAACGCGACGAGCGACGGCAGTGTCTCGTTCCCCGGCGGATAGACGAGGTAGTAACTGCGCTGGCTGGTGATCGCGTCGCCGATCGACACGAGTTCGTTGCGGCCCAGCTCGTCTTCCACCAGCACCTTCGGCACCAGCCCGATTCCCATCCCGGCCCGCACGGCCTGGATCAGATGCGACGTCAGCTCGAAGCTCGGGCCGATGCGCATCTGCCGATGGTCGAGCCGATAGTGCGAAAACCACTCGGCCCATGCCTGCTGGTTGCTCGTCACGCCGAGCAGCGTCTGCTTCGCGGCCCACGCCGGCGAACGCGCGTCGGCCTTGCGGCGGCTGCCGGTGTCCGGCGGCGCGATCGCGATCAGGAACTCGTTGTACAACCGGTGCGCGTGCAGGCCAGGCCAGTCGCCCGCGCCGACGGTGATGGCCGCATCGAGGTCG from Burkholderia cepacia ATCC 25416 harbors:
- a CDS encoding LysR substrate-binding domain-containing protein is translated as MKKLDLDVLAMVVAVAESGSFAQGAQAVHRSPSAVSMQIKALEDALGKPLFIRDTRNVTPTGEGTMLAEYGRRMLAMRDEAWASVVRPEIRGRVTIGVPDDYISSLLPQVLGKFAAMHPRVEVRVIGQPSSALVPMLKDNTVDLACLTRIKGVTGELIRLEPLVWAGSPKRNVWEERPLPVAFFTHGGSMARDQAVKALNRRKIPYRMSYESPSHLGLLSMVEAGLAVAPLARCCIPDHLVQLSESHGLPPLGELEVVLARSAQSARPPCDYLAEQILGEWRT
- a CDS encoding LysR substrate-binding domain-containing protein, whose product is MNYRRLTPSMSLLLVFEAAARHESYTRAAEELSLSQSAISRQVQTLEDQLGVPLFRREGRSVKLTEVGRRYFAELSGALGRIRGATLQAMSHQAGAGTLRLATLPTFGSKWLLPHLHDFYTAHPGVTVHLHSRIGAIDFLNDDLDAAITVGAGDWPGLHAHRLYNEFLIAIAPPDTGSRRKADARSPAWAAKQTLLGVTSNQQAWAEWFSHYRLDHRQMRIGPSFELTSHLIQAVRAGMGIGLVPKVLVEDELGRNELVSIGDAITSQRSYYLVYPPGNETLPSLVAFREWLLKSC